One Camelus ferus isolate YT-003-E chromosome 19, BCGSAC_Cfer_1.0, whole genome shotgun sequence genomic window, GGATCTATAATTTTTTACAGGCAGGGTATTTCTATACAGGGTCTAAAAGGagaaaattgggggggggggtcagatcAATCTAGATTCAACTCACATTTATTGGAATCAAATGTATGCTAGACTCTGTACTGGGCACTTTcctgtttcatttaattctcatgataaCCCTGTACTTTGGGTAGGATAAGTCCTTGTTTTGgagatgataaaataaaacagaagggaaTTAAATGGTTTGCCTAGGCTGAGGCCAGGTTCACTGTTCTCATATTGAAGGGACTAGATAGTAGACAGGTGACTCCAAACAGAACTTTCCAACTCAGGATAAAGAATCAAGTTCTCTTTGATTAGTCAGATAAGTAACAATGGGTTGGGAACACTTGGGGCTGTGACCCAAATCATGGAGCTGGATACAGTAAAACCCCTGTTGTCTCAGTTCAGGACCAGTCCTGGAAAAGTACCAACTAGCAGTTCAATATCATGCAGCCCTGACaagggggagagaaaagagatgaagCATGAATCTACACGGGGCCTGATACCAACTCTCTCCAGGGTGAATTCCACAATCCTGGAGTCTCTAACAGGACAAAACTCCAAGTGTTATCAGGGGAGAGTTGCAGCCTTTGGTGTGAAAGTAGAGAAGGAGAACCAGCAGGCTAAGAACAGATTCTTGCGTTCATCGCAggtccttccttgcctccttgACTTCCCCTAAAATACCCTAAGATGGAGCCCTAGGGCCTGCCTCAGCCTTACATCTCTAGACTGTAATGCTACACTGTCCAATATAGTGACCACTAGCCACATTAGCTATATAAATTTAAGTGtaggtaaaatgaaaaattcagttccccAGGCACACAAGCCACCCTTCAAGTGCTTAACAGCCAGAAGTGGCTAGTAGTTACTATATTGGACAACAAGATAGAACAATTCTACTGTCGCAAAAAGTTCTATTGGCAGTGCTGGCCTAGAAACAAAGATCAAATGGATAGAATGAACATTCCTTATTTACACCATCTGGGAGCAGCTGTGGGCCAGCAGACTAGGAGCTATGTATAAGACTGCAGTTATGACCACCTACTAGTCCATCCTGTTCTCCCTAATACCCATGTGCACCCTTCTTCcttaattatttcttatattatttatttattatatatatatatataatatttctaaatataatataACTGGGTAGAACTGCCAGGCACAAACAGGGTAGAGTCAAGAATGATTTCACAGAACCATAGGGTCCAATGATGATAGACTCAACTTTGGATGAGGTGTCAGGCCACAGAAGTTTATGCCAATCTTCCAGATGCATTTGAGGATTTACCCTTTTTCTCAGGTACGTACTTGGGATCTACACAGCACATAGTCTCATCCCTGCATAATATATAGAACAGTTCATTCTCTTCACACTTTGTTCTGCAGCTTCCCAGCTTACTCCAACACTTCatggctgaaatttaaaaaaagaaggagaggGCAGGTCAGTCTTGAAGTAagcagagggctggggaagggggaggtcaAAGCCCCGTAGAAGAGACAGTAATATGGGAAATTAGGAGGCACATGAGAAGCCCCCACAAGACATCCTCCGGGTTTAAGGGAGATTATAGGcactatcttttcttttcccacttgTGTCCCCAGGCACAATCCCGAAGTTCTCCCCACTCCATGGCCTGGGACCTGCTAGGCAGCTTCCCCTCCCTGGCCAGCTCCCTCTGGGCAGGCAAGAGGGGATCCTCTCTCCAGGGTTTCATCTCCCGCATATTATAAGGTACACAGGTGCTCAGGTATTAATCCTTTCCCTTTGCCTTTGGGAACCTTTTTCTGACCCTATCAACAAAAGAGGACAGGAATCTGAAATACACCCATCAGGACATCCTCAAGTCTTCTTGAGTATCTGTAAAACTCTTCTCCACAACATCCCAGGGCTTTTTACTGGTCTTCACAAGCCAAGATAATTAGGAATCATTGCTCTGGGGAACCTACAACCTAAAGTAGCACAGATACATTGAGAGTGGAATCCGAATCCTCAATCAGAAATTCAGGAACCATTTCTATAGAGGCAACAATCGATCAAAATTCAAATTCCCCCAAGGAATGTTCTTGGAAAAGCTCCCATTTCCCCTATAGTCTATGTCCAGGTCTGTCTTCTCCATGTACCCTCCTGCCACTCCATTATCATATTCAGCTTCACCAGAGCCAACCAGAAAGAGGTTAGAGTGGTCACCCAATGACACTAGAAAAATCAGTACTAGGGAATGCAAACGTCCCCTTGGCTGGAGAGCTATCCAAAGGCCATTCTCCCAGCCCAAGCTGTTAGAGCTCCCAGAGTTTCCTGAATATGCATCAGGTTCCCTGACCCACTCTCCCTTGGGAGAGATCCTGGTTACCTGGGGTGACCTGGGCCAGGAGCAGGGTAACAGTCAAAATCAGAAGAAGGAATTTCATGAATGATGAGGGCTCAGGTAGAGATAGGAGGCTTCTAGGCTGGCAAGACAGACAGAGGTCTCCATTCTGGGCAGTCCAGACTGGTATTTATTGCCCCAGGGAGCGTGGCAGAGCCATGATCAGTGAACCAGCAAGGGAACAGTCATCTACAATTAGGTAGACAAGTAATCAACCACACTGGTTGAATGGCTGTTGGACACACCACCCTCCTCTGCGCTTCCAGGGGAGGCcaggagatggggaagagaagTTAAAGAGAAGACACAGTCTTGCCTTTGAAGTTTTATAATGTAACTGGGGAGCCAAGAAGGGGGAAatgcttttactattttttaatttttttaagttttatttttcatacaattttaaaaggttaccttccatttacagttattacagaatgttggctatattcccagtgTTGTACAATACAGCCTTGAGCCTGTCTTATACCCAGTAGTCTGTgcctccactcccccacccctatattgctcctccccaccctccccacctgtAAACAttagcttgttctctgtatctctgagtctgcttcttttttgttatagttactagtttgctgtatttttttagattctacatataagtgatatcatgcagtaagTGTCTTTCcatgtctgatttatttcatttagtataatgccctcctagtccatccatgttgctacaaatagcaaattttcattcttttttacggctgagtggTATTTAGTGTGTACACACACTGCctctttttttatccattcacctgtgaTAGATGCTTAGGTTGCTtgcatatcttggcaattgtaaataatgctgctatgaacattggggtgcatagatttttttgaattaatatttttggtttttttcagatgtatagccaggagtggaattgctaggtcatatggtaggtgattttttttttactttattattatttttttaattgggggaaggtaattaggtttgtttatttttttttaatggaggtactggggattgaacccaggaccctgtgcatgctaggcatgcactctaccactgagctgtaccctcccactgtggtagttctgtttttaattttttgagacaaTTCGTAGTGTTTTCTACAGTagccgcaccaatttacattcccaccaccagtgtacaagggctcccttttctctacatccttgccaacatttgttatttatgttctttttgatgatagccattctgacaggtgtgaggtgttatcccatggctttaatttgcatttccctgatgattagtgatgctgagcatcttttcctgtgcctgttggccatctatatgtcttctttggagaaatgtctatttagatcttctgcccatgtttttgCCTGGgttatttggtttgtttgtttgtttttattgaattgtatgagctgttgtatattctaaaaattaagcctttgtcagtctcactgtttacattttctcccaatctgtaagTCGTCTTTTCATTTCGTTTAGCTTCACAAGCTAAAAAGGAACTCCCCCACACCTGAGCCATAGACAGTCATCTCCATCTCTGGGGTGTCCGCCATTCTTAAGCTTCAGCATCTCCACTTCCTCATTTCTGCTGAAACCAACTATTTTGCCGTGGCTCTCATTCAAAGCTCTCCAAGTAAATAATCTGACTGGGGAAAAAGGATCTGATTCATTAGCTAATAGAGAGAAACCACTGTAAAACGATAGGAAACAATATAACTACCTCCCTTGCTGATATCTACAAATCTGAGCTTTTCTGTTTTGCCAAGCGTGAAGTCACATACACTTGATGAGTGAGGTGAATGCctataaagtaagaaaagaaaaggagcaaagaaaattatgcaagcagagcgggggtgggggggaaatgAGTAGATTAGAGATAATCTCTGTGGGAATGTGTGCTTTCCAGACAAGGTTGCAGGAAGTCCACTGATGAATGGATTTTGCTGTGAAATATGCAGGAGCCCAAAGTCCCCATACTGAAGGTGTAATCAGAAACCTGGCCCTGAGGCCAATCCGATGTGCTTGATCCCTTTAAAAAGGCTCCTGCAGTGCTGCGGTCCTTCACTCCACACTATTTACCTCTCCCTGAGCCTGAAGTGGGTCCTACTGCTTTCTCTAGCCTCGTGCAAGACAAGGTGGTGTCTGAGATTCAGAAAACTCTGCATCTGTCTCCTGCCTGGCCGTTGACTCTTGTTTTGACCCAGTGTGGACCATAAGCCTCCCCAGTAGGAGTGTGCCTAGCCTAGAAAACGAACTTCCTTATGCATCCAGTGGAGTCATTACATCTTGCCTGGGACCCTTCCCATTCCTTTTTCAGATTTCTGCCACCAACCCCTGGTTTTTCCCTGCTTCTTGCATCAAAGGAAAGTGAATACCTCTATATTTCACTTCTTTATAGTTTTTAGGGGCGGGAGATAttggagggaagtggggaaagaaAATGATACTAACTGATTCAAATAAGGCTTGGAGATTTACTGACTTTCTATTACATTCCAACTCTGGCTTCTGGTGCTAAATGTGATTAGCAATGGCAATGGGTGAGctgggtttttttggggttttttgaagTTACTAGAAGTGATGTTTGACAGTCTCTCATCAGAGGCTGTGTGGGGTAATGAAAACATAAGCTTTGAAGACACACatatctgggttcaaattttgCCACTTATTAGCCATGTGACTTTGAACAAGCCAATTAatgtctctgaacctcagttttgtCCTCTCTAATAAGGAGATAATATTACTGACCTCAGAGGTTtaccatgaagattaaatgaggtaatacttGTAAAGCACACAGAGCAGTGCCTGGCCTGCAGGAAGCCCCTGATGTTATTAACTATGAATTTTCACCTTCCTTGATTTCTTGGAGCATTTGACAGTTAACTTCTTGCCTCCCTAAATCTCCCCTGGCTCTCCTTCCTTGTCAACATAGtcaatattcaattttttaaaaaaaaaaaaaaggacaaggatTGTCAGTGATTCAGAGATCTCTCTGCTTACTATGCTTTTTCAAATCAAGGTTGAAGTTTTCAAAACTTTGGGTCTCAGGTCTAAGACTCAGATTGCTTACTCAGAATCCAAGCTCAAGGACAGATCTCACCCTCTGTGTCTGGAGTGTATACAATGTAATTCTGTTCGAGCTCTAGTGAAAGATGGTAAGGAAGGTTCCCAGCATTTTATCAGGGAGTGTTTCCAAGCTTA contains:
- the DEFB121 gene encoding beta-defensin 121 encodes the protein MKFLLLILTVTLLLAQVTPAMKCWSKLGSCRTKCEENELFYILCRDETMCCVDPKYVPEKKGKSSNASGRLA